The Kribbella shirazensis genomic interval CGGTGGTGATCAGGACCTGCGTGTCCGCGTCGTACGTGAGGCCGTAGAACCGCTGCTGGTGTTCCACGACCGCCTGCCGGAGCGCGGGTACGCCGCGGGCGGGTGCGTACTGGTTCACCCCGGCGCGGATCGCGGCGATCGCGTCCTCGAGCAGCGAGTCCGGTCCGTCACGGTCCGGGAAGCCCTGGCCGAGGTTCACCGACCCCGTCGCCAGCGCCTTCGCGGACATCTCCGCGAAGATCGTCGTCCCCAAACCGTCCAGCCGCTCGGCGTGTGCGCGCATCTGCTAACCCTCGACGGCCGTGACCATGTGTGCAAGCCAGGCGCGCGCGGTGGCGCGGTCGGTCTTGCTGAACGCCGCCTCGAGGTCGTCCTCCACCTTGCGAATCGCAGGCCCCGCCTCGGCCAGCCGGCGCTCGCCGCCCGGGGTGAGGTGGACCTGCTGGGTACGGCGGTCCTTCGGGTTCGGCCGCCGCTCGACCAGACCCGCGCGCTCCATTCCGGTGATCAGTTCGTTCGCGGACTGCCGCGTGGTCCCGACCATCCGGCCGACCTCGGCGACCGTGAGGCCGGGCTCCTCCCGGACGCACAGCAGTGTGCCGTACTGCTGGACCGACAGCCCGTGCTCGTCGAGCGCGACCGCGAGCGCCGACCGCATGCTCAGCCACGCGTGCCGCACGAGGAACGTCACACAGCCGGTCTCGTCATTGGGGTCCATGCGCCACATTCTGCCGAAAAGGAGATTGACAGGTTCCTGTCAATCGAGGACGATGAGGAACCTCGTCAGGGTCCTGTCAATCATAGGAGACTTCGTGGCCACGATCGACCCCGCGCCAGGTCCACTCCGTCAACGTCGCATCCTTGCGGTCCTGGTCGTCTCGGCCGTGCTGATCTGGATCGACTCGACCGTCCTCGGTATCGCTCTCGAACGCCTCGCCAGCCCCGTCGACGGACTCGGCGCCTCGCCCGGCCAGTTGCAGTGGGCGGTCGGCGTCTACTCGCTGCTGTTCGCCACCGCACTCTTCCTGGCCGGCGCGCTCGGCGACCGCTACGGACATCGCACCGTCCTGATGGTCGGCCTGCTGGTCTTCGGCGCCGCGTCCGCCTGGGCCGCCTGGGCCACCGATCCGGCCGGGCTGATCCTGGCTCGCGCGACCATGGGCCTCGGCGGCGCACTGATCATGCCGACGTCGATGGCGATCATCGGCTGGACGTTCCCGCCGGAACGCCGGGCCGGCGCGATCGCGATCTGGTCCTCGTCCGCCGGTGTCGGCGTCGCGATCGGCCCGGTGCTCGGCGGCCTGCTGATCGACCACTTCTGGTGGGGATCGGTGTTCACGATCAACCTCCCGATCGTCGCGTTCGGACTGATCGGCGCCGTCGTCGTACTCCCGAATCCGCGCAGTCCGCAGCGTCGCCGGCTCGACCCGGTCGGCCTCGGTCTGTCGACGTTCGGCCTGCTCGGCCTGTCGTACGGGCTGATCGAAGGTGGTCACCAGGGCGGCTGGGGCCGCTGGCAGGTGTGGGCGAGCATCGCCGCCGGGCTCGTCCTGCTGGCCGGGTTCCTGTACTCCGAATGGCGCGAGCAGGAGCCGAGCTTCGATCCGCGGCTGTTCCGCAACCGCCGCTTCGCGGCCGGGAACTTCTCGCTGGCGGCCGTCTTCCTTACCATCACCGGGCAGAGCTTCTACCTCGCGTTCTACCTCCAGGGCGCCCGCGGCATGAGTGCGCTCGATGCCGGCCTGATGTCGCTGCCCGGCGCGCTCGGCGTGGTGGTCGGCGCCCCACTCGGCGCCCGGCTGGCGGCGCGCCTCGGTGTCGCCAAGGTGTCCGGTACGGCGATCCTCACCCTCGCGGTGTGCTTCGCCCTCAACCTCGCGTACGACGTCGACACGTCGCTGATCGTCATCGGGATCATCGGCGGGCTGGCCGGTCTCGCGATCGGCATGACCGTCGCGCCGACCACCGCGGCGGTCATGGCCACGCTCCCGATGGACCGGATCGGCGCCGGTTCCGCGGTCAGCAACGCCCTGCGCCAGGTCGGCAGCGTCCTCGGTGTCGCCGTCCTCGGAACCGTCGTGTCGTCGACGTACCAGCACCGGATCGCGCCGTCCCTGGCCGGCCTGCCGGACGCCGACGCCATCGGTACGTCGGCCGAGGCGACCCGGCACGCGGCCGGCGTTCTGCGTCGCCCGGATCTGGTGCAGACCGCGAACGACACCTTCGTGCACGCGATGCACGTCGCGGCTGGGGTCGCCGCGGCGTTCGTCCTGATGGGCGCGATCGTGCTCGCGCTCGCGTTCCGGACCGCCAGGCCATCACAATCGCCCGGGGCGGGCCCGGCTGAGCGGGAACGCGTCGACATCGGCTGATTGTGATGGCCTGGGGATCGCCATCAGCTCCAGGGTGACGGCGGTGGCGGCGGCACGACGGGCGGACGGTCCTCGCACCAACTGGCGCCGGTCCAGCCGCCGTCGTTCCCGCCGAGCAACCGGACGTCGAACTCGGGCGACCCGTCGAACTGGAACGTGCCGCAGTTGTTGACGAACGGCGCACCGACGTTCCGCGCGTCGACGTTCTCGAACGTCGCCCAGCCGCCGACCCGCGCGTTCACCACGTTGGTCCCGGTGCCGTCGACTTTGATGTTGCGCACGGCGACGTCGGTGATCGCGTAGTTGTCCTTCACCGGCCAGTCGACGACGAACAGCATCGCGTTGTACGTCGAGTCCAGGAACGAACTGTCGGTGATCTCGATCGTCCCGGACATCGTGGACTGCAACGCGTACAGCCAGATCGCGCCGAGGCCGAGGTTCCAGTTGAGGTCGCGTGGTCCGCCGCGGACCGTGGTGTTGCGGGCGAACGTCAACGTGCCCTCGAACGGCGTCGCGTTGAACCGCGATCCGGCGTGCAGCGTGCTGCCCTCACGGATCGGATCGGCCACCAGGTTGTCGGTGACCGCGTTGTCGCGGCCGCCGTAGATCGCGATGTTGTTCGCGAGGACCGGTGTCTGCACGGTGTTGTGGTCGTAGACGTTGTCGTGGTTGACCAGCCCGTCGGGGTTGGACTCCGACCACATCGCCAGGCCGTCGTCGCCGCTGTTGCGGACGAAGTTGTTGGTGGCCCGGACGTTCGAGACGCCGAGGTGCAGATTGATGCCGTCGGCAATGGCATCGGTGATGACGTTGCCGCGGATCAGCAGGCCGTCCATCGGCCCGTCGAGCCAGATGCCGACCTTGGTGTGGTGCAGGTGCAGGTTCTCGATCGTGGAACCGCCGCCGATCGCGCCGCCGATACCGTTCACCTGGTCGGTGTCGATGCGTTCGCGGACGTCGCTCTCGATCGCGAAGTCGGACAGGTGTACGCCGGTGCTCCCGCCGTCGGCGGCGTACTTGCCGTAGAAACCGGGCGCGCTGTGCACGGACTTGTCCGGCGCGGGCTCGGTGAGCGGGAGGACCTTCCCCTTGATGATCGTCCACCAGTTGCCGGCGCCGCGGATCGTCACCTGGTCGACGACGATGTGCCGGTTCACCTGGAACGTCCCGGCCGGGATGAACACCGACCAGCCGAGCTTCTTCGCCGCCGCGATCGTGCGCTCGATCGCGGGCGCGGCGTCCCGCCGGCCGGTCGGGTCGGCGCCGAAGAGCCGGACATCGAGGGATCGCGACGGTTGCTTCAGAGGCGCCTTCACGAGTTCGAAGTCCGCGACGTCGAGCACGGTCCACGCGGCTGCAGTCGCCCGAGGTACTGCGAACCGGATGCGCGAGCCGGCCTGGTACGTACGGTCGAGCATCACGCGCTGCTCGTCGTAGAAGTGGTTCGGGCGGAACGGTTTCGCGACCGGATCCGGCTCGGGCTTCCACCAGCCCGGCGTCGGGTCGACGTCCGGGTCGTTGGAGAACGGGTACATCCCGTACAGCCAGGCGTACTCCGACGTCAGCGTCATGGTCTGCTTGCGCTTCCCGTTGACGCTCACGTCCAGCGGCGCGGTGATCCCGCCGCCGCCCGGCGCGTCCGGGACGCTGTACCGCAACGTGAAGGCGTTGGCCGCCTCGGTCAGCGTGAACTCGACGTGCTGCTTGGGTTGCAGCCGTACGGCGGTACGCCCGGAGGCCTCGGCCGGGAGCGTGTACGCCTCCCGCCCCGGGCCGATCCGCTCGCCGGTGAAGACGGCGTTCTCCGCCTCCTGCTCGACGAACGGTACGTCGGCGCCGCGGCCCGCGACGAGGACCGGATCGAGGCCGGCGCGGGTGATCCGCGGCACGGGCTGCGCGGCGGCTGGTTGGGACGTGAGCAAGGCACCGAGGAGCGCGGTCATGCAGGCGAGCGCGATCACGTGCGAACGGGACATCGGCGGATCCCCTCCCGGACGAATGTGTCTGGAGGTTATGCACCCGACGATCGGTGCGCAAGATCTCGACAGGTCAGAGAAATTTCCGGATCATGAACACGTCCACCGGGTCTTCGCGTTCCACGACGAAGCCGTGCCGTTCGTACAGCTTGCGGGCGGCGCTACCTTGCAGGACGTTCAGCCGGACGGTCGCACGCTCCGCATCGACGCCGTCGAGCAAGGCTCCCAGAACTG includes:
- a CDS encoding glycosyl hydrolase family 28-related protein, translated to MSRSHVIALACMTALLGALLTSQPAAAQPVPRITRAGLDPVLVAGRGADVPFVEQEAENAVFTGERIGPGREAYTLPAEASGRTAVRLQPKQHVEFTLTEAANAFTLRYSVPDAPGGGGITAPLDVSVNGKRKQTMTLTSEYAWLYGMYPFSNDPDVDPTPGWWKPEPDPVAKPFRPNHFYDEQRVMLDRTYQAGSRIRFAVPRATAAAWTVLDVADFELVKAPLKQPSRSLDVRLFGADPTGRRDAAPAIERTIAAAKKLGWSVFIPAGTFQVNRHIVVDQVTIRGAGNWWTIIKGKVLPLTEPAPDKSVHSAPGFYGKYAADGGSTGVHLSDFAIESDVRERIDTDQVNGIGGAIGGGSTIENLHLHHTKVGIWLDGPMDGLLIRGNVITDAIADGINLHLGVSNVRATNNFVRNSGDDGLAMWSESNPDGLVNHDNVYDHNTVQTPVLANNIAIYGGRDNAVTDNLVADPIREGSTLHAGSRFNATPFEGTLTFARNTTVRGGPRDLNWNLGLGAIWLYALQSTMSGTIEITDSSFLDSTYNAMLFVVDWPVKDNYAITDVAVRNIKVDGTGTNVVNARVGGWATFENVDARNVGAPFVNNCGTFQFDGSPEFDVRLLGGNDGGWTGASWCEDRPPVVPPPPPSPWS
- a CDS encoding MarR family winged helix-turn-helix transcriptional regulator — encoded protein: MDPNDETGCVTFLVRHAWLSMRSALAVALDEHGLSVQQYGTLLCVREEPGLTVAEVGRMVGTTRQSANELITGMERAGLVERRPNPKDRRTQQVHLTPGGERRLAEAGPAIRKVEDDLEAAFSKTDRATARAWLAHMVTAVEG
- a CDS encoding DHA2 family efflux MFS transporter permease subunit, producing MATIDPAPGPLRQRRILAVLVVSAVLIWIDSTVLGIALERLASPVDGLGASPGQLQWAVGVYSLLFATALFLAGALGDRYGHRTVLMVGLLVFGAASAWAAWATDPAGLILARATMGLGGALIMPTSMAIIGWTFPPERRAGAIAIWSSSAGVGVAIGPVLGGLLIDHFWWGSVFTINLPIVAFGLIGAVVVLPNPRSPQRRRLDPVGLGLSTFGLLGLSYGLIEGGHQGGWGRWQVWASIAAGLVLLAGFLYSEWREQEPSFDPRLFRNRRFAAGNFSLAAVFLTITGQSFYLAFYLQGARGMSALDAGLMSLPGALGVVVGAPLGARLAARLGVAKVSGTAILTLAVCFALNLAYDVDTSLIVIGIIGGLAGLAIGMTVAPTTAAVMATLPMDRIGAGSAVSNALRQVGSVLGVAVLGTVVSSTYQHRIAPSLAGLPDADAIGTSAEATRHAAGVLRRPDLVQTANDTFVHAMHVAAGVAAAFVLMGAIVLALAFRTARPSQSPGAGPAERERVDIG